One Alosa alosa isolate M-15738 ecotype Scorff River chromosome 22, AALO_Geno_1.1, whole genome shotgun sequence DNA segment encodes these proteins:
- the LOC125287383 gene encoding interferon-induced protein with tetratricopeptide repeats 5-like: protein MSSDKVTSKGQLKNLECLFTWDVDKDDINDLKGIPEKLLDRVKYCPRRYHATYFNILAFVSHLQGRNDTALEYLAKSEAVLKEEKQDEAEFLVTYSSFAWLHHHLGNMKDMETYLGKVKRVGEGGESAVEAEKGWSFLRMGAKLYPRAKESFQKALEAKPDSVSYNVGYAIVLYRLEELVRKDVRVKPKDSPAARQLQRALDLDPTDAEVMVLLALKNQRFNATKSRELVLMALEKCADVPQVIRYAGTYFRRDNSTTESLEMLEEAAKRAPNSSFLYHQMGLCHWQEMINMKTSGEWRAGSAQVKDAAAKSIRLFRKTVELKPSNTHAWVHLAEAYAESRQLEKAEPIFTRLISDERLTDTERQHCHTKYGVFLMYHRKDDTRAVEQFKKAYRIRVDTKDRSQARDKLKKIGNRRSGRRGRESDDISAFLSEVDDQDRRESATRAAAAAANISGLADSFRTKMAL from the coding sequence TTCAGACAAAGTGACAAGTAAGGGACAACTAAAGAATCTGGAGTGCCTCTTCACATGGGACGTGGACAAAGATGACATCAATGACTTGAAGGGCATCCCAGAGAAGCTCCTGGACCGTGTCAAGTACTGTCCCCGCAGGTACCACGCCACTTACTTCAACATCCTGGCCTTTGTGAGCCACCTGCAGGGTAGGAACGACACTGCCCTTGAATACCTGGCCAAGTCCGAAGCCGTGCTGAAGGAGGAGAAGCAAGATGAGGCGGAATTCCTGGTCACCTACTCCAGCTTTGCATGGCTGCACCATCACCTGGGTAACATGAAAGACATGGAGACTTACCTGGGCAAGGTGAAGAGAGTAGGTGAGGGTGGAGAGTCTGCCGTGGAAGCAGAGAAAGGGTGGAGCTTCTTAAGGATGGGGGCTAAGCTCTATCCAAGGGCCAAGGAGAGCTTCCAGAAGGCTCTGGAAGCCAAGCCTGACAGCGTGTCCTACAATGTGGGCTATGCCATAGTCCTTTATCGGTTGGAGGAACTTGTCAGAAAGGATGTTAGAGTCAAGCCTAAGGACAGCCCTGCAGCCAGACAGCTACAGAGAGCCTTGGATCTCGACCCCACAGATGCTGAAGTGATGGTCCTCTTAGCCCTGAAAAATCAAAGGTTTAATGCAACGAAGAGCAGAGAGCTGGTCCTCATGGCCCTTGAGAAGTGTGCTGACGTGCCTCAGGTCATCAGGTACGCTGGTACATACTTCAGGAGAGACAACTCTACCACTGAGTCGTTAGAGATGCTCGAGGAGGCGGCTAAGAGAGCTCCCAACTCCTCCTTCCTCTACCACCAGATGGGGCTCTGCCACTGGCAAGAGATGATCAACATGAAGACATCCGGCGAGTGGCGTGCCGGCTCTGCGCAAGTCAAGGACGCCGCCGCCAAAAGCATCCGCCTCTTCCGCAAGACCGTGGAGCTGAAGCCGTCCAACACACACGCCTGGGTCCACCTGGCAGAGGCGTACGCAGAGAGCCGGCAGCTGGAGAAGGCCGAGCCCATTTTCACCCGTCTGATCTCGGATGAGCGCCTGACCGACACGGAGAGGCAGCACTGCCACACCAAGTACGGGGTCTTCCTGATGTACCACAGGAAGGACGACACCCGGGCCGTGGAGCAGTTCAAGAAGGCCTACAGGATCAGGGTCGACACAAAAGACCGCAGTCAGGCTCGGGACAAACTCAAGAAGATTGGGAACCGCAGGTCTGGGCGGAGAGGCCGGGAGAGTGATGACATCTCGGCTTTCCTGTCCGAAGTAGATGACCAGGACAGGCGGGAGAGCGCCACAagggctgcagcagcagcagcaaataTCAGTGGGCTTGCTGACAGCTTCAGAACAAAGATGGCGTTATAA
- the LOC125287953 gene encoding LOW QUALITY PROTEIN: interferon-induced protein with tetratricopeptide repeats 5-like (The sequence of the model RefSeq protein was modified relative to this genomic sequence to represent the inferred CDS: substituted 1 base at 1 genomic stop codon), producing MSAEKMTRDDKVKNLECLFTWDVDKDDINDLKGIPEKLLDRVKYCPRRYHATYFNILAFVSHLQGRNHTALEYLAKSEAVLKEEKQDEADFLVTYSSFAWLHHYLGNMKYMETYLGKVKRVGEGGETAVEAEKGWSFLRMGAKLYPRAKESFQKALEAKPDSVSYNVGYAIVLYRLEELVRKDVNNMPKDSPAARQLQRALNLDPTDAEVMVLLALKLQGFDSSKCRELISKALTVCPDVPHVTRNAGRYFRRDSSIVEALKILEEAVKRAPNSSFLYHQMGQCHWQEVVTMKKSGKWRADSAQVKAAITESIRNFIKTIELKPSNTYAWVHLAIAYAENRQLEDAKAIFTKLLSDDSLSDTERQHCHNKYGSFLRHQMKSNTQAVDQFKMAYRIRIDSRDRQEAXENLRQLGIDMAKSWRAQEDDGILAFLSEVDQQDRQLTRAARAAESDLNDLNDSFKRKMAISSQLKNTLTGP from the exons ATGAG TGCAGAGAAAATGACAAGAGATGATAAGGTAAAGAATCTGGAGTGCCTCTTCACATGGGACGTGGACAAAGATGACATCAATGACTTGAAGGGCATCCCAGAGAAGCTCCTGGACCGCGTCAAGTACTGTCCCCGCAGGTACCACGCCACCTACTTCAACATCCTGGCCTTTGTGAGCCACCTGCAGGGTAGGAACCACACTGCTCTTGAATACCTGGCCAAGTCCGAAGCTGTGCTGAAGGAGGAGAAGCAAGACGAGGCGGACTTCCTGGTCACCTACTCCAGCTTTGCATGGCTGCACCATTACCTGGGTAACATGAAATACATGGAGACTTACCTGGGCAAGGTGAAGAGAGTAGGTGAGGGTGGAGAGACCGCCGTGGAAGCAGAGAAAGGGTGGAGCTTCTTAAGGATGGGGGCTAAGCTCTATCCAAGGGCCAAGGAGAGCTTCCAGAAGGCTCTGGAAGCCAAGCCTGACAGTGTGTCCTACAATGTGGGCTATGCCATAGTCCTTTATCGGTTGGAGGAGCTTGTCAGAAAGGATGTTAACAACATGCCTAAGGACAGCCCTGCAGCCAGACAACTACAGAGAGCCTTGAATCTCGACCCCACAGATGCTGAAGTGATGGTCCTCTTAGCCCTGAAACTCCAAGGCTTTGACTCTTCAAAATGCAGGGAGCTGATCAGCAAGGCCCTGACAGTGTGTCCAGATGTACCCCATGTAACCAGGAATGCTGGGAGATACTTCAGGAGAGACAGCTCCATAGTAGAAGCCTTAAAAATCCTTGAAGAGGCTGTCAAGAGAGCTCCCAATTCCTCTTTCCTATATCACCAGATGGGACAATGCCATTGGCAGGAAGTGGTTACGATGAAGAAGTCTGGAAAGTGGAGGGCAGACTCTGCGCAGGTCAAGGCCGCCATCACTGAAAGCATCCGCAACTTCATCAAGACCATTGAGCTGAAGCCGTCTAACACATATGCCTGGGTGCACTTGGCAATAGCCTACGCAGAAAACCGACAACTGGAGGACGCCAAGGCCATTTTCACCAAGTTGCTTTCAGATGACTCCCTGAGCGACACGGAGCGACAGCACTGCCACAACAAGTACGGCAGTTTCCTGAGGCACCAGATGAAGAGCAACACCCAGGCAGTGGATCAGTTTAAGATGGCGTACAGGATCAGGATCGACAGCAGAGACCGGCAGGAGGCTTGAGAGAATCTCCGGCAGCTTGGGATCGACATGGCTAAATCATGGAGAGCCCAGGAGGATGACGGCATTTTGGCTTTTCTGTCTGAAGTTGACCAGCAGGACAGACAGCTAACCAGAGCTGCAAGAGCTGCAGAAAGTGATCTTAATGAccttaatgacagcttcaaaAGAAAGATGGCAATATCAAGCCAGCTCAAAAATACACTCACAGGGCCCTAA